In the Primulina eburnea isolate SZY01 chromosome 15, ASM2296580v1, whole genome shotgun sequence genome, TTAACGCCTCTCGAATGCTCAAAGCTATTATTTCGTGTACTTAAATAAGTGAAAGTTGCAAATGAGAATGATATCATCCTTCCAAGAACTAGATAATTATGTATTGTTCGAAAAGTGAATCCGTTCACAAAATTGACATATGAAACCATTTCACATTAATTTTTGTGATATATAAATTCTTTGTCAAATACATGGATGACATTTGAACAAAATAATAGCATGGATTTTTTTCACCCTTTCAAaacatcataaaaatatattagtTTTAGTCGTTCTATTTTTTATTGATGTATTTAAACCAGAAAACCCACGACCcaaattaaaaataagaaaTCGAACCAAAAGCcacaatatttaaattttagatATAAATGTTAAATCAGATCTTATACGATTCaattttcaaattatatatatcgCAATCAAATAGACCTTAAAAAGAAATATAATTAGATTTATAGTTTTTTATTTAGATGgtagatttttttaaatgatattcagtgCATTAAGTATATTTTTGCTATTTTTAAtcgattattatttatttaattcatttatattttatatttgtgcTAATTTTTAGTTGATTATTATTTGtctatatatgttttataaaaaaaatcaaaatataatatattatatttggattactaatttaaataattgtgtCACCAAACCAAACCATTTTCGTAGGAAAACTGAATCACGAATCGGATATTGAATtatagagtgggtctcatgtgagaccatctcacggatcctaatctgtgagacgagtcaatcctacccatattcacaataaaaaataatactcagcataaaaaaataatactctttcatggttgactcaaataaaagacatgtctcacaaataagacccgtgaaaccgtctcacacaagtttttgctgaATTATATACCTCTATATACACGAATGAATTTTAGCATTAATGGCTCATTGGACTGACAAATATATAACAGATTAAATACTGCTGCGGGGAAGAGAGAAAATCTCAAACAAACAGCACATGGGAGCATAACAGGAGACTCCATCAAAGAGAAATAAAATAGCAATTATACCAATTTCGAAAGCTCAGAATTTCTGAAAGAACTGTAACAAATGAGTTGATCTCAAAGTCGCTAGGGAAGCACCTACATCTGCCACTATAATAACTGTACGTTCAAGTAATTTCTCCACAATATGCGGGTATGATTCAAGAACAGAAGAATTTGCTCACTATATCAAGCCAAAAGCTGTCATTTTGTCCGTCTTTCCGAATGAACCAAAGTCACTCTGGGCCCGAAACACCAAATGGGAAGCCCCAACAGAATGGATAATGTCACTGAATATGgtgaggagagatctagagggAAGGAAAAAAGGCACATGAAACGCAAAAGAAAAATTGATTTGACGATCAATATCGAAAAGTTCCAACCGCAAGCAGTTGCAGTAAGCTCCAGCAGGTTCGTTCATATTTATGAATGATCGAACATTGAATTTAGTTTTTCAACTGAGGTCATAGTCACAGCAGACGACTCAACTTGACCACGTCGGGGTAATTTTTTAAGACGTGGCTTCTGCAACAGGTTTGTTCCTAAAAACTCCTCGATCAGCCTGGAGAAAAAGGAATGGTGTAAAGTCATCATTACATCCACGTATGAAAGATACCAGGGCATTTAAGTATAAAATATCCGTTGTACGCTCACATGCTACAAATAGCCTTTTGCGATGCTGCAAGCTCGTGATCTGGGAAGCTATCGTGCATATGAAAACTCAACCAGACGTACAGATCCAGAACCTTCAGTTACATGTTAacttaagaaaaataaaaaccaacaaAAGAATCTAAAGGTTTTGATATTGAGAGATAAAAATACTTAAGATGGAGGGATTATGTTGGATATCTTTTCACAAACATTACACAACGAAAAAAATAGAGATTAGCGGAAAGCTGATTCCCGAGAAACTAACAAAACATGATAACCTTGTGAATTGATTCAAGCTCCTTCAGTGcattatgtgattttgggatCTTGAGCGTTCCAGGAGTAAATATTTCTTTAAGCCGGACAAAGCGGTTCTTGGAATAATTTTGCGCAAACTGTCAAcaaatttattttgataattttttcccattttctaaaaaaaagacGATGATAATTAAAAGTGGGAATTATTCTCACCTGAGTGAGTCCCTGAGATGAGATATCATCGTTCATGTCAACTGGACTACAGAGGGAATAGTGTCAAACATGAAAGAATTAATGTTTGTCTTCGTTTTCTTGAAGAACTTAAATCATTAATTAACCAGAATCATCCCACAAAGTTGGTTAACTTTAGGACGTAAAATTGTAAACATCTTGAGGAATGGAGTGCATAAACCTATAACTTTCTTGAGGATCTTGATACATCGTGACTAGCCAtgaaatatgtattttagaaaATGAAGATTTATTGAATTCATCTCGAACTCGAATAGGTAGACCACTTCTTTCAGATTCGGATATAGATGTTTGGCAATGTCTTTACATGTATACTTGAATAAAGATAAAGAATAACAGGACAAACTTTTGAGCAAAGGAACATCATTCTTCATATGAGATAAAAATAGTTACCTCACGGTAAAGAGATACTTGTCATTCAGATTAAGAGGCAGCTCATCAATAACAGCAGCGACTTTCTGTTGATAACAAACAAATTAATGGAGTTTAAAACCACGTGAGAATGTTAAACTGCCATTGCATGGAAAAATCGATGGAGAGAGGTCCCATTTTGTCATACCAACATTTCCTCACAATTGACGATGAAATAGTTCGGAGACACCTTCGCATTCTCCACAAAATGTTCCTGGAAGAAGAACCAGAAGGTGAGGAATCAAAGGACTGAATGATTAAGGATTGGGAGATGACTTCCTTCCGCATTTCGGAGGCAGAAACAGAACATCAGTTGTCGAACGATGATTTCTAAAAACAACTATTTATCGCAAGGACAGGAAGAGGAGAGAGAGGAAGGTGAACTACCAATATCTGATGCAGCCCATATCTTGGATGTAAACGCGAATACATTAACAAAAGATCAAAGCTTGGAAAAAGTCCAGCTTGCTGCATGGAAAAACAAACTCCACCGAGATCATTTAACAATCAAGAAAAGACAACACAATCTAGCCAAGACGGAATTTCAGCTCATGTAGTGTAGCTCCAATTACCTCAATAATTGGAGATGGGGAACTCAGAGAAGAATGGAGTAAGGGTATATCCTCAGAATCTAGACAAGTCACTTCACCAACAGGAAATTTTGATCTATACCTGCCAGCTCGTCCTACAAGAAAACACAAGAATGCATATATGCAAGAAAATTGTGTTACTTTTTTAGGGGATGTTAAATACAATCAAGAATGGCAAAAGAAGAAAATAACAAATGCTTGCCACTAGGAATCTATCTAGAAGATTTTATCAGCATGAGTACAATAGTAGAAAATAACTAATATAACGCATGGCTTCTTCTAGAAGTTACAATTGGGTATTTtcacaaaaatataataataaatgaaTAAATAAGCTCTGTCACAAAAAGCCAAGGGAGAAAATACATGTATATACATTTTCAAATTGAAAGCAAAACAAGTTATCATTCAATAAGAATAGATAGCTTAATGGAGAGAGGTACCCCACCCCACCCCCACCtaggggtgtcaaaatgcgacacgacccgtcaacccgacacgacccaacacgaaaaaatcaggttcgggttgggttgattcgggttagTGCCATGTTAGGCGGGTTTCGGGTTGGGTTGGGTCGCGGGTTGACCCgcgaacttttttttttaaaaaatattacctatatttttatatatcgtATGTTTGAAccaaatttattgtatatttatatgataaattttcatcatttaatatttattttgcatatttttatttttttaacaattttttatttgatttaataaatatacttttaattttctacgattaaactttcaaatttaaatcgaaaattttgttattatgtgtgtaaattaaaatattattattattttttatttttttgaattttttcattaaattttttataaaattttaaaaaaaaattaataaaattcgggtTAAGCGGGTACGGGTTGAGTCGGGTTATAAGGGTTCGTGTTTAGGTTGGGGGTTTTCGGGttgcttcgggttcgggttgaaaaaaaaataaaaaatatttcgcgggttgacccgaaacccgacccaacccacccGATTGACACCCCTACCCCCACCCCACTACACAACATGTAGATTTGTCCTTGTTTCTCACATGTCTGAATCCCTAATTTTTTCTTTGTGCAAACAATTTATAATACAAGTCACAGATAACTTAAGTTTGCTCAAACTTCTTCATCCGCTATTTATCTATTTATTCCATTATcacaaaatttaatataaatgttCAACACTGAAGTCCTTTGTGAATTAGTGGTACAAAAGATGACTGGGGGACTTACCAGCAATTTGTTTAATCTCTGAAACTGTAAGCTCCCTGTTTTCCACTCCATCAAATTTTCTCAATGTCGAAAAAATAATCCTTGATATGTTGAGGTTCAGACCCATCCCAATTGCATCACTAGCTACGAGAATGTCAAAGTCGCTGTTTTCATCGTTGAACATTGTTGCCTGCAATCTTAAAGAATGGATTAATTAAGCCAATTGCTGCTTGCTTTGATAAAAGAACCAGAATgataaaatttgagaaaatgAGATATCATAGACTTGGTCCCTCTAAAATCAATGTCATGAAGCCTGAATCTGAATTGGCACCTCTGACTTATTATCAAACTGTAAGTAGAATACAAAACAAAGTTAAAAGCAAAGGAAACCTGTCTAGTTCGAGTCTCTGGAGGAAGTGAACCATAAACAACAGAGCAGAGATGCTTCCTTCCACTTTCAATTTGCCTCTGTCCACAAGAGGTAATATAAGAAGTGTGATCGGCACAAGTTTATTGTTGGAgtaaatatgaatatattaGAAGAATCAAAACTACTTATATCAACCTCTTCAATATGAATACATAATCAGGTAAAGGAAATACCCATGATTCACGCTAGGGTGCATCAGACCAAATCAATACGATAATATATAGTATATTTGGGTTAATGGGTTTGGATATCTAGAACATTTTTTTCATTGATACGATAGTATATATTATAATCATGAATATACTACTATTAAATTTATAAACTATAATAAAGCCCATGAGCGGCTCGTAAGCTATCAGATAAAATAGCtctatttttttgaatttgagCTAGCTCGATTTGTTTACATCCTTAGTCACATCTTCATCTTGAAGTCACAAGCTATCTATGATTGGTTCTGAATCAAGAATACCCAATCATATCATGCAGCTAGGTAGGTCTTCAACCAGGCCTATCGTGGAACTTTTCAAACAAAAAAGCAGAAAAGTCAACCATCAACGCTGTGCAACCACAACTCTATTTGTAGTTTTCTTTGCCGTAATAGATCCTAGTTAAGTGTGTCTGTATATGTTTGTATTGACTCTAATTTTTTGAGTTTGAACTAACTCAATTCGTTTGCGTCCCTAGCTATCTATGATTGGTTCTGAATCAAAAACCCAATCATCTCATGCAGCTAAGTAGGTAATCAACCAGGCCTATCGTGGAACTTTTCTAACTCGCAGAAATGTAGATTATCAACCCTGTCAACAACAACTCTATTTGTAATTTTATTCGCCATCATAAATCTTAATTATGCGTCTgtgtatgtttgtatgtgattaaAGGGGAGAAGAAGCATGCATAAATCCAATTTCATTTTCTATcattaaacaaataaaaatacaGAAGAATGATTTGGTCCTCATGCGCATGCAATTATCTCATGTGCTAGTTGAATGAACAAGCTTTACATCCTTTTCGTGATTGTATAACTTTTCTCTTTTCtgaaaattcatctttaaatttaattcctCACCTTTATTTTATATATCTCATAACGTGAAAAGGTGACAATGCAATCACCATTCCGTATGTTGGAAAAGGATCCAAAAGGATATTTCAAAGGAACCAGAGGGGACAGCCTCTCATAGTGCCGAACCTATAACAAACAGACATGAAAAAATTAGGTTCCAAGAGTTAAAACATTAAAAAGGATCCTGCCTAAACATAAGAGGGGCAAACAGAGACTCAATAAAGCTATACTCCATTTACTTCCGTTGAACCAAAAACTtttcccaaagaaaagaaaaaattgaaCTAACCACTATCATGCACAATCTCTAATTACATAGTAAGGAACAGAAAATAATGTAATCAAGACTTTTCTTTCAACAATAacataaagaaaaaatatataacattTCTTTGTTAGAAAATACAGCAGAATGTAATATTTCCACTGAACTAATATTATACATGTAGGCCACATGTTTACTTGCGGTTGTTGCAAAGGTTTATGGCCATAGATGCTAAAGCTACGTAGAAAATAAGTCTCTTTCATCATAGTTTCTTGCATCAATGGTCGGTAACTTGTTTAGATTTCTCATCCTACATCAAAACGATAGCATTTTTTACATCTTTGTCCAGTTATAAGATATAGACACACGCACAAGCAAAGCGCAGAATTCAAACACAAGGGATGGATAATGTCTAAGGTGGCAAAAAGAAACTGATCTATGAATGGAAAGCGGAAATGCTAATACCATGACATTGTCCTCAGTCACTTTAAGTATTTCTTGTATAAGAGGAACAGCTGCCGCATCCCCACACAAGTGTAACTCATCAGCAGATATCCCAAGTAGTGCTCGCGTAAATGAAAAACCCCTTGTTTTGCACCCCACCATCTGTTACAAAACAGAGATTAACATAAAGATTAAAgattaagttttaaaaatttattcccACACAAATGTAACTCATCAGCAGATATTTCTGGCAGTGCTCACGTAAATAAAAAAACCCTGTCTTGCACCACACCATCTGCGACAAAAGAGAGATTAACATAATGATTAAAGATTAAGTTTTTAACATTTCTTTTTATAAGGTCAATGCCGAGTGTCAAATTATTAGGAGTTTGCTgtcttttatttaattcattttattgtttaattagttaataaatCAACTTTGATCCTGGTCTCAGTCAAAGATTTTTGTACATGAGCATACACTCTAATACTACATATACGCTAAGATTACATACATAACAAAAAAGAGCCAACTTTGTTTCGCTGCTCCTTATATAGCTAAAATTATCGGCATTCTGTACTTGCTTTGATGATTCTTTTAGACATTGACCCAACTTGTAAACTTTTTAAGTTGGCAACCTAGTTGTCATTTCTTTCACCAGAAACTATCTCACTTCTTGGAGCCACCAAAACCACAAGGATCCTCTTTCTCAGTTTTACTAAAACGTCCAAGTAAACTGATCGTTTCAAACACAGCTAAGAATCAGTGAAACCAGCTAAGAATCAGCGCTATAAATTGGGAGGTTTCAACATTAACAAGGCAACGAAATTACCACTCAAAGATCGTGTACATTCGATAAAATAAATGTCCACTTCGTGAATTTTAGAACTTCCAACAGAAGCAGTTCATTGTCAGTGAACTATACTGCCATATGGATTTTAGCACACCTGAATTTCATCAACAACTGCACATTTGTAATCAGATGTCACATCAGCCATTTCTACAGTAACAGCCTTATGTTTTGCCCCATCAACTTCCTCCTTCTCTTGCCCAGTGATAAGATCACAAGGAACTTT is a window encoding:
- the LOC140813995 gene encoding DExH-box ATP-dependent RNA helicase DExH16, mitochondrial — translated: MGSLLFRIRHIRTLLLDNTNFYWSAWESNVGTSNGICQCLRQLSSSIQARKFDFTDLTRPHTWYPIARRKKRNVILHVGPTNSGKTYNALKQLESSSSGIYCGPLRLLAWEVAQRMNRAKVPCDLITGQEKEEVDGAKHKAVTVEMADVTSDYKCAVVDEIQMVGCKTRGFSFTRALLGISADELHLCGDAAAVPLIQEILKVTEDNVMVRHYERLSPLVPLKYPFGSFSNIRNGDCIVTFSRYEIYKIKRQIESGRKHLCSVVYGSLPPETRTRQATMFNDENSDFDILVASDAIGMGLNLNISRIIFSTLRKFDGVENRELTVSEIKQIAGRAGRYRSKFPVGEVTCLDSEDIPLLHSSLSSPSPIIEQAGLFPSFDLLLMYSRLHPRYGLHQILEHFVENAKVSPNYFIVNCEEMLKVAAVIDELPLNLNDKYLFTVSPVDMNDDISSQGLTQFAQNYSKNRFVRLKEIFTPGTLKIPKSHNALKELESIHKVLDLYVWLSFHMHDSFPDHELAASQKAICSMLIEEFLGTNLLQKPRLKKLPRRGQVESSAVTMTSVEKLNSMFDHS